The following coding sequences are from one Chryseobacterium mulctrae window:
- a CDS encoding ParA family protein encodes MKAKVISIFTQKGGVTKTTSTINISGVMAEMGLKVLVIDFDTQCHLSLGYGVDAENEYNVEDFLKSVEPVRYVNKGKGENVSVIAGKLTLSTKNLNRKSLKKALKKIGDDFDYILIDCPPKPINDDLGFGEIAVYASDYIISPVDYDAFTLDGLTSLIIKINELQTNEELKAKYLGFFFAKVEENTKDFKEAYRELSESPISDMLFKSYVRKNAFIRTSINLGESAVFLKPYSPVSMDYRKLADELIQKIKSNA; translated from the coding sequence ATGAAAGCAAAAGTAATATCAATTTTTACGCAAAAAGGCGGTGTAACAAAAACCACAAGTACAATTAATATTTCGGGTGTAATGGCTGAAATGGGCTTGAAAGTTTTAGTTATTGATTTTGACACGCAATGTCATTTATCGTTAGGTTATGGAGTAGATGCAGAGAATGAATATAATGTTGAAGATTTTTTAAAATCTGTTGAACCTGTTAGATATGTAAATAAAGGAAAAGGTGAAAATGTTAGTGTAATTGCAGGTAAATTAACTTTGTCAACCAAAAACTTAAATAGGAAGAGCCTAAAAAAAGCATTGAAAAAAATTGGTGATGATTTCGATTATATTTTGATTGATTGTCCACCTAAACCTATTAATGATGATTTAGGCTTTGGAGAAATTGCAGTTTATGCATCTGATTATATAATTTCTCCTGTTGATTATGACGCTTTTACTTTGGATGGTTTAACTTCATTAATTATAAAAATTAATGAATTGCAGACCAATGAAGAATTGAAGGCAAAATATTTAGGGTTTTTCTTCGCTAAAGTAGAAGAAAATACGAAAGATTTTAAAGAAGCTTACAGAGAACTTTCGGAAAGCCCAATTTCTGATATGCTTTTTAAAAGTTATGTAAGAAAGAATGCGTTTATTAGAACAAGTATAAATCTTGGTGAATCAGCAGTGTTTTTAAAGCCCTATAGCCCTGTTTCTATGGATTACAGAAAGTTAGCTGATGAATTAATACAAAAGATTAAGAGTAATGCATAA
- a CDS encoding recombinase family protein, whose protein sequence is MKIGYARVSTKDQNLHLQIEALEKAGCEKIYQEKISGATKNRPELDKMIDQFREGDELYVWRLDRLGRSLKNIIDLVLSLSDKGILIKGLVDGVDTSTINGRLFLNLMASLAEYERELIRERTNAGLQSARARGRLGGRPKGYTAETISKLLLLRNIYKDVTKRPEDIYKPFGLTRATFYRYAKILDNYSDEEIKKMGIKR, encoded by the coding sequence ATGAAAATAGGATATGCTCGGGTTTCAACCAAAGATCAAAATTTGCATTTACAAATTGAAGCCTTAGAAAAAGCAGGTTGTGAGAAAATTTATCAGGAGAAAATTTCGGGTGCAACAAAGAATCGTCCCGAACTTGATAAGATGATTGACCAGTTTCGAGAAGGTGACGAACTTTATGTGTGGCGATTGGACAGATTGGGTAGAAGTTTAAAAAACATTATTGATCTTGTCTTAAGTTTGAGTGATAAAGGAATTTTAATAAAAGGTCTTGTAGATGGTGTAGATACTTCAACTATCAATGGACGACTATTTTTGAATCTCATGGCTTCTTTAGCTGAATATGAAAGAGAGTTAATAAGAGAAAGAACCAACGCAGGACTACAATCTGCAAGAGCAAGAGGTAGACTCGGTGGCAGACCAAAAGGTTATACTGCAGAAACAATTTCTAAACTGTTACTTCTGCGCAATATATACAAAGATGTCACGAAACGTCCCGAAGATATTTATAAGCCTTTTGGATTGACTAGGGCTACCTTTTATCGGTATGCTAAAATTCTGGACAATTATAGTGATGAAGAAATTAAAAAAATGGGTATTAAAAGGTAA
- a CDS encoding single-stranded DNA-binding protein — MSIKNSVRLIGHTGKEVEVINFENGSLKASVTLATNDHYTNAKGEKVEETQWHNLVAFGKTAEILQKYVSKGKEIGIEGKLTYRSYDDKDGVKKYITEIRVEEVLLLGSKDTNS, encoded by the coding sequence ATGAGTATTAAAAATTCAGTTCGATTAATCGGACACACAGGAAAAGAAGTTGAAGTAATTAACTTTGAAAACGGAAGTTTAAAAGCTTCAGTAACGTTGGCAACAAATGACCATTACACCAATGCAAAAGGCGAAAAGGTCGAAGAAACACAATGGCACAATCTCGTAGCATTCGGAAAGACTGCCGAAATCCTTCAGAAATATGTTTCCAAAGGAAAAGAAATTGGAATTGAGGGAAAACTCACTTATAGAAGCTATGACGATAAAGACGGGGTGAAAAAATACATTACGGAAATCAGAGTAGAAGAAGTTTTATTGTTAGGTTCTAAAGACACAAATTCTTAA
- a CDS encoding zinc ribbon domain-containing protein, with product MALINCPECSKSISDSANNCPYCGYPINTTKVLKPKGQGCFMQTLNAGCLIIVVIFVFALVIGGIATFSKIKKPSKNADSTELKSK from the coding sequence ATGGCTTTAATTAATTGTCCGGAGTGTTCCAAATCGATTTCAGATAGTGCAAATAATTGCCCTTATTGCGGTTATCCTATCAATACCACCAAAGTTTTAAAACCGAAAGGACAGGGGTGTTTTATGCAAACTCTAAATGCAGGTTGTTTGATAATCGTTGTAATTTTTGTTTTTGCTTTAGTGATAGGCGGAATTGCCACATTTTCAAAAATCAAAAAACCATCTAAGAACGCAGACAGTACAGAATTAAAGTCAAAATAA